A genomic region of Mesorhizobium sp. NZP2077 contains the following coding sequences:
- a CDS encoding DUF1402 family protein has protein sequence MKKLILVILGLTLAATLFAADAATLVPAGNRNAEQPDIPGASSRRTQATNTTFQAKYRKVYALLQNDTDLRGKIKKAAAAYGIDPMHIVGAIVGEHTYNVDAYDRLQTYYVKAISYLSSKLSFAYDGEDITDFVQRPEFKKCAAMSDSYDLWECREQVWNHAFRGKNVGGEDFPDDRFGATFFQPYYAGQTFGLGQLNPLTALQMSDLVHKVSGLPKLDVGDPNSVYKTIMDPDLTLPYVAATIRKSIDAYKSIAGFDISGNPGLTATLYNVGNPEQRAYALKAENDKRRAAGEQAKLPEENYYGWLVNDKLPELKALF, from the coding sequence ATGAAAAAACTGATCCTGGTCATTCTCGGCTTGACGCTGGCGGCGACGCTGTTCGCCGCCGATGCGGCGACATTGGTGCCGGCGGGGAACCGAAACGCCGAGCAGCCCGACATTCCAGGCGCTTCGAGCCGGCGCACGCAGGCGACCAACACCACCTTCCAGGCGAAATACCGCAAGGTCTATGCCTTGCTGCAGAACGACACCGATCTGCGCGGCAAGATCAAGAAGGCTGCCGCCGCCTACGGCATCGATCCGATGCACATTGTCGGCGCCATCGTCGGCGAGCACACCTACAATGTCGACGCCTATGACCGGCTGCAGACCTACTACGTCAAGGCGATCTCCTATCTCTCCAGCAAGCTGTCCTTCGCCTATGACGGCGAGGACATCACCGATTTCGTGCAGCGCCCGGAATTCAAGAAATGCGCAGCAATGTCCGACAGTTACGATCTGTGGGAATGCCGCGAGCAGGTGTGGAACCATGCGTTTCGCGGCAAGAATGTTGGCGGCGAGGACTTCCCCGACGACCGTTTCGGCGCCACCTTCTTCCAGCCTTACTATGCCGGTCAGACTTTTGGGCTTGGCCAGTTGAACCCGCTCACCGCCCTGCAGATGAGCGATCTCGTGCACAAGGTGTCGGGCCTGCCGAAGCTCGATGTCGGCGACCCCAATTCGGTCTACAAGACCATCATGGATCCGGACCTGACCTTGCCCTATGTCGCCGCGACGATCCGGAAATCGATCGATGCCTACAAGAGCATTGCCGGCTTCGACATTTCCGGCAATCCCGGACTGACCGCCACCCTCTACAATGTCGGCAATCCGGAACAGCGCGCCTATGCGCTGAAAGCGGAGAACGACAAGCGCCGCGCCGCCGGCGAACAGGCCAAACTGCCGGAAGAGAATTATTACGGCTGGCTGGTCAACGACAAGCTGCCGGAGCTCAAGGCGCTATTTTAG
- a CDS encoding FAD-dependent oxidoreductase encodes MTEMARGMVIIGAGECGGRAALTLRDLGYDGPVTLVGDEPHLPYERPPLSKDAMISDAPEIKAIASDAILAEKSIRHIHSIQAVAIDRAVHRVRLADGSVLAYDKLLLATGSAPRKLPMPGLGARCVYLRTFADALAIRAHLGPGNRIAVIGGGFIGLELAAAARKLGAAVTVIEAQPRILMRGVPAEIAEVIHQAHVAEGVDIVCGQGIATIADDGSQVRIALSGGREISADFAIIGIGAVPVTGLAAEAGLTIDNGIAVDAELRSSDPDIFAAGDCCSFPLAVYGGRRVRLEAWRNAQEQGALAAKNMLGAAEAHAAVPWFWSDQYGLSLQIAGLSDEGRGTVRRDLGDGAFILFHLAEDGRLVAASGIGPGNAVARDTRLAEMLIGKRAKPAPEALGSQAVKLKSLLAA; translated from the coding sequence ATGACTGAGATGGCGCGCGGCATGGTCATCATCGGCGCCGGCGAATGCGGCGGGCGAGCGGCACTCACGCTGCGTGATCTCGGCTATGACGGGCCGGTGACGCTGGTCGGCGACGAGCCGCATCTGCCCTACGAGCGACCGCCGCTGTCCAAGGACGCGATGATCAGCGACGCGCCTGAAATCAAGGCGATCGCCAGCGACGCGATCCTGGCCGAGAAATCGATCCGGCATATCCATTCCATCCAGGCCGTGGCGATCGATCGCGCGGTGCATAGGGTGCGCCTGGCGGATGGTTCGGTGCTTGCCTACGACAAGCTGCTGCTGGCCACCGGCTCGGCCCCGCGCAAGCTGCCGATGCCGGGTCTTGGCGCGCGCTGCGTCTATCTCAGGACCTTTGCCGATGCGCTGGCAATCCGCGCCCATCTCGGCCCCGGCAACCGCATTGCCGTCATCGGGGGCGGCTTCATCGGTCTCGAACTCGCCGCCGCGGCCCGCAAGCTCGGCGCTGCGGTCACCGTCATCGAGGCGCAGCCGCGCATCCTGATGCGCGGCGTGCCGGCCGAGATCGCCGAAGTCATCCATCAGGCGCATGTCGCCGAAGGCGTCGACATAGTGTGCGGCCAAGGCATTGCCACCATCGCCGACGACGGCAGCCAAGTGCGCATAGCGCTTTCCGGCGGGCGCGAAATATCAGCCGACTTTGCCATTATCGGCATTGGCGCCGTGCCGGTGACCGGGCTGGCGGCCGAAGCCGGCCTGACCATCGACAACGGCATCGCTGTCGATGCCGAGCTGCGCAGCAGCGATCCCGACATTTTTGCCGCCGGCGACTGCTGTTCGTTCCCGCTTGCCGTCTATGGCGGACGCCGCGTGCGGCTGGAGGCCTGGCGCAATGCGCAGGAACAGGGCGCGCTGGCGGCGAAAAACATGCTCGGCGCCGCCGAGGCGCATGCCGCGGTGCCGTGGTTCTGGTCGGATCAGTATGGGTTGAGCCTCCAGATCGCCGGACTCTCGGACGAAGGCCGCGGCACCGTGCGCCGCGATCTCGGCGACGGCGCTTTCATCCTCTTCCATCTGGCCGAGGACGGCAGGCTCGTGGCGGCCAGCGGCATCGGTCCCGGCAATGCGGTCGCGCGCGACACCCGGCTGGCCGAAATGCTGATCGGCAAGCGGGCCAAGCCGGCGCCGGAGGCGCTGGGATCACAGGCCGTCAAGCTGAAGTCGTTGCTGGCGGCCTGA
- a CDS encoding MocE family 2Fe-2S type ferredoxin produces the protein MSDWVEACAADDIDDEDVMRFDHGGRTFAIYRSPDDEFFATDGLCTHEKVHLADGLVMDDIIECPKHNGRFNYKTGDARGAPVCVNLKTYPVKVDAGKVLIQIG, from the coding sequence ATGAGCGACTGGGTCGAGGCCTGTGCTGCCGATGACATCGATGACGAAGACGTGATGCGCTTCGATCATGGCGGGCGCACCTTCGCCATCTATCGCAGCCCCGACGACGAATTTTTCGCCACGGACGGACTCTGCACGCATGAGAAGGTGCATCTCGCCGACGGTCTGGTGATGGACGACATTATCGAATGCCCCAAGCACAATGGCCGCTTCAACTACAAGACGGGTGATGCCCGCGGCGCACCGGTCTGCGTCAATCTGAAAACTTATCCCGTCAAGGTCGATGCCGGCAAAGTCCTGATTCAGATCGGATGA